The proteins below come from a single Polynucleobacter necessarius genomic window:
- a CDS encoding inner membrane protein YpjD, whose product MDILGHSASGLFPAAIYLLLLAFLSLKSKDGVGSAASVGLVQAYILFALLAHGVQLHDSVFTAQGFVFGFAQDLSLIAWVGLASYWFQSWFLPISSLRWLAVLFALVCSLLPSLFPGTLISPKAVSDPWFKGHFIVATISVGLLSLAAMHAMLMSIQDRALHRQLAIVPDSRVAHWLEDLPPLMTMESLLFNFLYVGFTLLSLTVFSGLLFSQTFFGRPLVFDHKTIFALVSWVLFGGLLLARWRVGLRGKAAIRWVLSAYSALLLAYVGSRFVLEVILQRA is encoded by the coding sequence ATGGATATTTTAGGTCACTCAGCTTCTGGATTATTCCCCGCAGCAATTTACCTATTGCTTTTGGCATTTTTGAGCCTAAAGTCAAAGGATGGCGTAGGGTCTGCTGCTTCGGTGGGGCTTGTACAAGCCTACATTTTGTTTGCCTTATTGGCTCATGGTGTTCAATTACATGACTCTGTCTTTACAGCGCAGGGGTTTGTGTTTGGATTTGCCCAGGATTTATCGCTAATTGCTTGGGTCGGCTTGGCCTCTTATTGGTTTCAGTCTTGGTTTTTGCCGATCTCCAGCTTACGCTGGCTGGCAGTTTTATTTGCATTAGTTTGCTCGCTACTACCAAGTCTTTTTCCAGGAACCCTGATTTCGCCCAAAGCGGTTTCTGACCCATGGTTTAAGGGCCACTTCATTGTGGCAACCATCTCTGTTGGCTTACTGAGTTTGGCTGCTATGCATGCCATGCTAATGAGCATTCAAGATCGGGCGCTCCATCGTCAACTCGCCATCGTTCCAGATAGTCGTGTCGCTCATTGGTTGGAAGATCTTCCGCCGCTGATGACGATGGAGAGTCTTTTATTTAATTTTCTTTACGTTGGATTTACGTTGCTCAGTTTGACGGTGTTTTCAGGTTTACTGTTCTCCCAAACGTTTTTTGGAAGACCATTAGTATTCGATCACAAAACTATTTTTGCTTTAGTTTCGTGGGTGTTATTTGGCGGTCTATTGTTAGCACGTTGGCGTGTTGGCCTCAGAGGTAAAGCAGCAATACGCTGGGTATTAAGCGCTTACAGCGCTCTGCTGTTGGCATATGTTGGTAGCCGTTTTGTTTTAGAAGTCATTCTTCAGAGAGCATAA
- a CDS encoding proline--tRNA ligase translates to MKASQSFLATLKEAPSDAEVVSHKFMVRAGLIRKLSAGVYNYLPLGLKVIRKAENIIREEMNRAGAIELLMPMIQPAELWQETGRWGKMGPELLRIKDRHDRDFLIQPTSEEVITDLARNEIKSYKQLPVNFYQIQTKFRDERRPRFGIMRGREFSMKDAYSFDRDAEGLKKSYQIMFDAYTRIIKRMGLQFRAVTADNGAIGGSCSQEFHVIADTGEDAIVYCPNSDYAANLEAAESLSLIVARATASQAMAKVATPDKTNCADVATFLNIPLEKTVKSLLFAVDQEAGPAKLFMLLVRGDHELNEVKASKVPGMAESRFATEAEIKQACNAPAGYLGPVGVSKGVTVVADRTVANMADFVCGANDIGHHLTGVNWGRDLPEPLVLDIRNAVAGDPSPDGKGAVDICRGIEVGHVFQLGTRYSEAMGCTYLDQQGKAQPMVMGCYGIGVTRLLGAAIEQGHDDKGIIWPISMAPFEVVICPMGYEKSEAVRAACDQLHDELLAAGIDVILDDRNERPGAMFADWDLIGAPFRVVIGDRGLADAQVEFKGRTDTESQNIPLTQIKEKVIAAIQAAKSTAN, encoded by the coding sequence ATGAAAGCATCACAATCCTTTCTCGCTACGCTAAAAGAAGCCCCCTCTGACGCTGAGGTGGTTTCGCACAAGTTCATGGTACGTGCGGGTTTAATTCGCAAGCTGAGTGCTGGCGTATACAACTATCTGCCATTGGGATTGAAGGTAATTCGCAAGGCAGAAAACATTATTCGCGAGGAGATGAATCGTGCTGGCGCAATCGAATTATTGATGCCGATGATTCAGCCAGCTGAATTGTGGCAAGAGACAGGGCGTTGGGGAAAAATGGGTCCTGAGCTCCTTCGTATTAAAGATCGTCATGATCGTGATTTTTTAATTCAACCAACATCTGAAGAAGTCATTACCGATTTAGCTCGTAATGAGATTAAAAGTTATAAGCAATTGCCCGTGAACTTCTATCAAATCCAAACAAAGTTCCGGGATGAGCGTCGCCCACGTTTTGGCATCATGCGTGGTCGCGAGTTCAGCATGAAAGATGCTTACTCATTTGATCGAGATGCTGAAGGATTAAAAAAATCTTATCAAATCATGTTTGATGCCTATACCCGCATAATCAAGCGAATGGGTCTTCAGTTCCGTGCGGTGACTGCAGATAACGGGGCTATTGGAGGCTCTTGTAGTCAAGAGTTTCACGTGATTGCCGATACTGGTGAAGACGCGATTGTGTATTGTCCAAACTCGGATTACGCCGCCAATCTAGAGGCAGCGGAATCTCTCTCTCTGATAGTCGCGCGAGCCACTGCAAGCCAGGCGATGGCTAAAGTGGCAACGCCAGATAAGACAAACTGTGCTGATGTGGCAACGTTTTTGAATATCCCGCTTGAGAAAACCGTGAAGTCTTTACTCTTTGCGGTTGATCAAGAAGCGGGACCTGCAAAACTTTTTATGTTGCTAGTGCGTGGTGATCATGAGCTCAATGAAGTGAAAGCAAGCAAAGTCCCTGGCATGGCTGAGTCGCGTTTTGCTACGGAAGCGGAAATCAAGCAAGCATGTAATGCCCCAGCAGGTTACCTAGGGCCTGTTGGTGTGAGTAAAGGTGTCACAGTAGTTGCTGATCGAACCGTTGCCAATATGGCCGATTTTGTTTGTGGTGCAAACGATATAGGCCACCATTTGACTGGTGTGAACTGGGGTCGTGACTTACCAGAACCTTTGGTATTGGATATTCGGAATGCAGTAGCGGGTGATCCTTCGCCCGATGGTAAAGGCGCAGTAGACATTTGTCGGGGTATTGAAGTGGGGCACGTATTCCAATTGGGAACTCGCTATTCCGAGGCAATGGGCTGCACTTATTTGGATCAACAAGGTAAAGCACAACCCATGGTGATGGGTTGTTACGGAATTGGCGTCACTCGTTTGCTGGGTGCAGCTATTGAGCAAGGTCATGACGATAAGGGGATTATTTGGCCTATCTCTATGGCGCCATTCGAGGTGGTCATTTGCCCAATGGGTTACGAAAAATCCGAGGCTGTCAGAGCCGCATGCGATCAACTACATGATGAATTACTTGCGGCTGGTATTGATGTCATCTTGGATGACCGTAATGAGCGTCCAGGCGCGATGTTTGCTGACTGGGATTTGATTGGCGCGCCATTCCGAGTGGTGATCGGTGATCGTGGTTTGGCGGATGCGCAAGTGGAATTTAAGGGACGTACGGATACGGAATCACAAAATATTCCGCTAACTCAGATCAAAGAAAAGGTAATCGCCGCCATTCAGGCGGCGAAGAGTACCGCCAACTAA
- a CDS encoding CNP1-like family protein yields MRNSLTNFIKIIACVVIALGLFACAGDPIESGLDPFAPMVFKEGATKMPSNPPNPSTLLPFYVSQQTIFKFAVDTDSILIGPDGITHYIVVITNPSGGQQAQYEGIRCDSFQWRLYGNLENNTWRENPLSSWKTIQSNVPNRYQAALAQGAFCNFDTQEKNIKTVLQSLNPSGFTGGTKPTNSFGVE; encoded by the coding sequence ATGAGAAATTCATTAACCAACTTCATAAAAATAATTGCTTGCGTGGTGATTGCCTTGGGTTTATTTGCTTGCGCCGGAGACCCCATTGAAAGCGGGCTAGATCCTTTTGCTCCGATGGTATTCAAAGAAGGCGCAACCAAAATGCCATCCAACCCGCCCAATCCCTCAACCCTACTGCCGTTTTATGTCTCTCAACAAACAATCTTTAAGTTCGCCGTTGACACTGATTCCATTTTGATTGGCCCAGACGGGATAACACACTACATTGTAGTCATCACCAATCCAAGTGGCGGCCAACAAGCACAATACGAAGGCATTCGCTGTGATTCATTTCAATGGCGTCTTTATGGCAACCTCGAAAATAATACTTGGAGAGAAAATCCGCTTTCTAGCTGGAAAACCATTCAGAGTAATGTGCCGAATCGCTACCAAGCAGCACTTGCGCAAGGAGCATTCTGTAATTTCGATACCCAAGAAAAAAATATCAAAACAGTTCTTCAATCACTCAATCCAAGCGGATTTACTGGTGGCACAAAACCAACCAACTCCTTCGGAGTTGAATAA
- a CDS encoding ribonucleoside-diphosphate reductase subunit alpha, whose product MSPAGAINQTPSASFVAGGVGGAQATQLSDYKIIRRNGSVVAFEPSKIAIAVTKAFLAVNGGQGAASARVREQVEQLTHSVVRALLRSRPNGGTFHIEDIQDQVELVLMRSGEHNVARAYVLYREKRNQERAAQQEVSQETQAAAQAGESGIKVTDNGVERYLDMAALRTVIEAACEGLGNHIDATPIITETIKNLYDGVPMAQVYDSAILASRTLIERDPAYSQVTARILMHVIRKEIFGREVSQADSQAEYSTYFAKYINEGISAELLDPRMREFDLPRLAAALNANRDLQFNYLGLQTLYDRYFLHIEDRRIEMPQAFFMRVAMGLAINELDRERRAIEFYEILSTFDFMSSTPTLFNSATTRPQLSSCYLTTVEDDLDGIYEALKENALLSKFAGGLGNDWTNVRALGSHIKGTNGKSQGVVPFLKVVNDTAVAVNQGGKRKGAVCAYLETWHLDIEEFLELCKNTGDDRRRTHDMNTSNWIPDLFMKRVMENGEWTLFSPSNTPDLHDKFGKAFEEAYIAYEQKADRGELKPFRRIPAQQLWRKMLGMLFETGHPWITFKDPCNVRSPQQHIGVVHSSNLCTEITLNTNEDEIAVCNLGSVNLTAHMTTDANGKLVLDHEKLQKTVRTAMRMLDNVIDINYYAVAKARNSNLKHRPVGMGIMGFQGCLHMQRIPYASEEAVKFADTSMEAICYYAYQASSELAEERGVYSTYKGSLWDRGILPQDTVAMLAAERGSYVEVDTSSTMDWTSLRARIKQHGMRNSNCVAIAPTATISNIIGVSACIEPTFQNLFVKSNLSGEFTVVNEYLVRDLKDRGLWDEVMIADLKYFDGTLSKIDRIPQDLRDLYATAFEVEPSWLVEAASRRQKWIDQAQSLNIYMAGASGKKLDNTYKLAWLRGLKTTYYLRTMAATHVEKSTVASGQLNSVSSGADGGGVSATLVEADGPVCTMRPGDPGFEECEACQ is encoded by the coding sequence ATGAGTCCTGCAGGGGCAATTAATCAGACCCCTTCTGCCAGTTTTGTTGCTGGTGGTGTTGGTGGCGCTCAGGCAACCCAATTATCAGATTACAAAATCATTCGTCGTAATGGTTCTGTTGTGGCGTTTGAGCCATCCAAAATCGCTATTGCAGTAACCAAAGCATTTTTGGCGGTGAATGGTGGTCAAGGTGCGGCATCAGCTCGAGTGCGCGAACAAGTTGAACAGCTGACGCATTCCGTGGTGCGCGCATTGTTGCGTAGCCGTCCGAATGGCGGTACTTTTCATATCGAAGATATTCAAGACCAAGTCGAATTGGTATTGATGCGTAGTGGTGAGCATAATGTTGCTCGCGCGTATGTCCTCTACCGTGAGAAGCGTAATCAAGAGCGTGCTGCTCAACAGGAAGTAAGCCAGGAAACACAAGCGGCTGCACAGGCTGGCGAGTCTGGAATCAAAGTCACCGACAACGGCGTTGAGAGGTATCTCGACATGGCTGCGTTGCGCACAGTTATTGAAGCTGCTTGCGAAGGTCTAGGCAATCACATTGATGCTACACCGATCATCACTGAGACCATTAAGAATTTATACGATGGCGTGCCAATGGCGCAGGTTTATGACTCTGCGATTTTGGCTTCACGTACATTAATTGAAAGAGATCCTGCATACAGCCAGGTTACTGCACGCATTTTGATGCATGTTATTCGCAAGGAAATCTTTGGCAGAGAGGTGTCTCAGGCTGATTCCCAAGCTGAATACAGCACCTATTTTGCAAAGTACATCAATGAAGGCATTTCAGCGGAATTGTTAGATCCACGGATGCGCGAATTTGATCTGCCACGCTTGGCTGCCGCATTAAACGCCAATCGTGATTTGCAGTTCAACTACCTCGGCTTGCAGACTCTCTATGACCGCTACTTCTTGCATATTGAAGATCGCCGCATTGAGATGCCGCAGGCATTCTTTATGCGTGTAGCGATGGGCTTGGCAATAAATGAATTGGACCGCGAGCGTCGCGCTATCGAGTTCTATGAAATCTTGTCGACTTTTGATTTCATGTCCAGCACGCCAACCTTGTTCAATTCAGCAACAACTCGTCCGCAGCTCTCAAGCTGCTACTTGACGACTGTTGAAGATGATCTGGATGGCATTTATGAGGCATTGAAAGAGAATGCATTGCTATCTAAATTTGCTGGTGGCTTGGGTAATGACTGGACCAATGTTCGTGCATTAGGTAGTCATATCAAAGGCACCAACGGTAAATCACAGGGTGTTGTGCCATTCCTCAAGGTAGTAAATGACACAGCGGTTGCTGTAAATCAAGGTGGCAAGCGTAAGGGCGCGGTTTGTGCTTACCTAGAGACATGGCACTTGGATATTGAAGAGTTCTTGGAATTGTGCAAGAACACAGGCGATGACCGTCGCCGTACTCATGATATGAATACGTCCAACTGGATTCCGGACTTGTTCATGAAGCGTGTTATGGAAAACGGTGAGTGGACATTGTTCTCCCCATCCAATACACCTGATTTGCATGACAAGTTTGGTAAGGCATTTGAAGAGGCTTATATTGCCTATGAGCAAAAAGCCGATCGTGGCGAATTGAAGCCATTCCGTAGAATTCCAGCGCAACAATTGTGGCGCAAGATGTTGGGCATGTTGTTTGAAACTGGCCACCCTTGGATTACTTTTAAGGATCCTTGCAACGTTCGTAGCCCACAACAGCATATTGGTGTGGTTCACTCCTCTAACCTCTGCACCGAGATCACCCTCAATACCAATGAGGACGAGATTGCAGTTTGTAACTTGGGCTCTGTGAACTTAACCGCTCACATGACTACCGATGCAAACGGTAAGCTGGTTCTTGACCATGAGAAACTCCAAAAAACCGTGCGTACTGCAATGCGGATGCTCGATAACGTGATTGATATCAACTACTACGCAGTAGCTAAAGCACGCAATTCCAACCTCAAGCACCGTCCAGTGGGTATGGGCATCATGGGCTTCCAAGGTTGCTTGCACATGCAGCGCATCCCTTACGCTAGTGAAGAGGCTGTGAAGTTTGCGGATACCTCGATGGAAGCAATTTGCTACTACGCATACCAAGCTTCTAGCGAATTGGCTGAAGAACGTGGCGTTTACAGCACTTACAAAGGGTCGCTATGGGATCGCGGCATCCTGCCACAAGATACTGTAGCGATGTTGGCTGCAGAGCGTGGTAGTTATGTTGAAGTTGATACCTCTTCAACCATGGATTGGACCAGCTTGCGTGCTCGCATCAAGCAGCACGGTATGCGCAACTCCAATTGCGTGGCAATTGCGCCTACAGCAACGATTTCCAACATCATTGGTGTATCCGCTTGCATCGAGCCAACCTTCCAGAACTTATTCGTGAAATCCAATCTTTCTGGTGAATTCACAGTGGTGAATGAGTATTTGGTGCGTGATTTGAAAGATCGCGGCCTCTGGGATGAGGTGATGATTGCTGATTTGAAGTACTTTGATGGCACTTTGTCTAAGATCGACCGTATTCCTCAAGACCTCCGCGATTTATACGCAACGGCTTTTGAAGTTGAGCCTAGCTGGTTGGTGGAAGCGGCTTCCCGTCGTCAAAAATGGATTGATCAGGCCCAGTCATTAAATATCTATATGGCTGGTGCATCGGGTAAGAAATTGGACAATACCTACAAGTTAGCTTGGTTGCGTGGCCTCAAAACCACCTACTACCTCCGCACGATGGCAGCAACCCACGTTGAGAAATCAACTGTTGCCAGCGGTCAATTGAACTCCGTATCGAGCGGCGCTGATGGAGGTGGAGTATCTGCGACTCTAGTTGAAGCGGATGGTCCAGTTTGCACCATGCGTCCAGGCGATCCTGGTTTTGAAGAATGCGAAGCATGCCAATAA
- the ampD gene encoding 1,6-anhydro-N-acetylmuramyl-L-alanine amidase AmpD, producing the protein MARWLFLIAGVYLLYRWIKGKNSTKLNREDALKSMSDKAPEILEPEVMVPCQYCNVHLPQSTAITFEQRFYCCEEHLHELDIAGWIGFANWRPSPNYDVRPENIQPDLVVIHHISLPPSEFKNKHSSHYIVDFFQNKLDPNVHPYFAEIAGQKVSSHFLITRSGELIQFVSTLNKAWHAGVSSFLGREKCNDFSIGIEFEGDGESAFEDAQYKTLTALVKRLSASYPNLQFAGHSDIAPDRKTDPGPFFDWQKLKKETEISPKNLPYGVTFR; encoded by the coding sequence TTGGCTCGGTGGCTTTTTTTAATCGCCGGTGTATACCTACTTTATCGTTGGATAAAAGGTAAAAATTCTACTAAACTCAATCGAGAGGATGCTCTGAAGTCCATGTCAGATAAGGCTCCAGAGATTCTCGAGCCAGAAGTCATGGTGCCTTGTCAGTATTGCAACGTACACCTTCCGCAATCGACTGCAATCACTTTTGAACAGCGTTTTTATTGTTGTGAAGAGCATCTTCATGAGCTCGATATCGCGGGATGGATTGGTTTTGCAAATTGGCGACCCTCACCAAATTACGATGTGAGACCAGAAAATATTCAACCGGATTTAGTGGTCATACATCACATCAGTTTGCCGCCAAGTGAATTCAAAAACAAACACTCTAGCCATTACATTGTGGATTTTTTTCAGAACAAATTAGATCCAAATGTTCATCCGTATTTCGCTGAAATCGCAGGACAAAAAGTTTCGAGCCATTTTTTGATCACGCGTTCGGGGGAGTTGATTCAATTTGTATCCACTTTGAATAAAGCTTGGCATGCTGGCGTATCTTCTTTTTTGGGTAGAGAAAAGTGCAATGATTTTTCGATTGGCATCGAGTTTGAAGGCGATGGCGAGTCTGCTTTTGAGGATGCCCAGTACAAAACCTTGACTGCGTTAGTGAAAAGATTGTCTGCCAGTTATCCCAATCTTCAATTTGCTGGGCACAGCGATATTGCTCCTGACAGAAAAACCGATCCCGGACCTTTTTTTGATTGGCAAAAGCTCAAAAAAGAGACAGAAATTTCTCCAAAAAATCTCCCTTATGGGGTGACTTTTCGTTAG
- a CDS encoding RNA pyrophosphohydrolase produces the protein MLDREGYRPNVGIVLLNSRNEVFWGKRVGQHSWQFPQGGITHGESPEQAMYRELHEEVGLLPEHVQIIGRTRDWLRYDVPEEYLRRQHATRVHRAAYRGQKQIWFLLRFICLDSDIQLRATEHPEFDAWRWVPFWIQLDAVIGFKREVYQLALSELARYLAKGVRMQQLAWGTPIDLLQSFYSRGDSASKDISKSDKPKS, from the coding sequence ATGCTTGACCGTGAAGGGTATCGACCCAACGTCGGCATTGTCCTCCTTAACAGCCGTAACGAGGTTTTCTGGGGAAAACGCGTTGGGCAGCATTCGTGGCAGTTCCCGCAGGGCGGGATAACTCATGGCGAGAGTCCTGAGCAAGCGATGTACCGCGAATTGCATGAAGAGGTTGGCTTGCTGCCGGAACATGTCCAAATAATTGGGCGCACTAGGGATTGGCTTCGCTACGATGTCCCTGAGGAGTACTTGCGCCGTCAACATGCTACGCGTGTTCATCGTGCTGCCTATCGGGGGCAAAAACAAATTTGGTTTTTACTGCGATTTATCTGTCTTGATAGCGACATTCAACTACGAGCTACAGAACATCCAGAATTCGATGCATGGCGCTGGGTACCATTCTGGATTCAATTAGATGCCGTCATTGGGTTTAAACGTGAGGTGTATCAACTCGCTCTATCAGAGCTTGCGCGTTACCTTGCTAAAGGCGTTCGCATGCAACAACTCGCATGGGGAACTCCGATTGATCTTCTGCAGTCCTTTTATTCCAGAGGTGATTCAGCTAGCAAAGATATCTCTAAATCGGATAAGCCAAAATCATGA
- the ffh gene encoding signal recognition particle protein has protein sequence MLENLTDRLSRVVKTMQGQARLTEANTAEMLREIRLALLGADVALPVVKSLLEQIKFKALGEEVVGSLSPGQALVGVVQRELAAIMQGESQSGELNLATQPPAVILMAGLQGAGKTTSVGKLAKWLQEKKKKKVLTVSCDVYRPAAIEQLETVTKQVGAEFFLSNVDQKPVDIASAALDWARRHYVDVVIVDTAGRLGVDETLMQEIKSLHANLNPIETLFVVDAMLGQDAVNTAKAFHEALPLTGVILTKLDGDSRGGAALSVRQVTGVPLKFIGVAEKMDGLETFDAERMANRILGMGDILALVEQAQQHVDVAQAEKLANKISKGGFDLEDFRDQLMQMQKMGGMASLMDKLPSQVAQAASKANLSNADKQTKRMRGIIDSMTPQERRKPELLKASRKRRIAAGSGVEVQEVNRLLAQFEQMQTMMKQFKGGKMARTMAAMAAKGAAKGIGGLFKK, from the coding sequence ATGCTTGAGAACCTCACCGACCGCCTATCGCGCGTTGTGAAAACAATGCAGGGTCAGGCTCGCCTAACAGAAGCCAATACAGCGGAAATGTTACGGGAGATCCGCTTAGCCTTACTCGGGGCTGACGTTGCGCTACCTGTTGTGAAGTCTTTGCTAGAGCAAATTAAATTTAAAGCACTTGGTGAAGAGGTTGTCGGCAGCCTTAGTCCTGGGCAGGCACTCGTTGGGGTCGTCCAACGTGAGCTCGCCGCCATCATGCAGGGTGAATCCCAGAGCGGGGAACTGAATTTAGCAACCCAACCTCCTGCCGTGATTTTGATGGCGGGCCTACAAGGTGCTGGTAAAACCACTTCTGTTGGCAAATTAGCCAAATGGCTGCAAGAGAAAAAGAAAAAAAAGGTTCTCACCGTTTCGTGTGACGTATACCGCCCTGCTGCTATCGAGCAGCTAGAAACAGTAACTAAGCAAGTAGGTGCTGAATTCTTTCTTAGTAACGTCGATCAAAAACCCGTCGATATCGCGAGTGCTGCCTTAGATTGGGCACGCCGCCATTACGTTGATGTCGTGATTGTGGATACGGCTGGTCGCTTAGGCGTCGATGAAACACTCATGCAGGAAATCAAATCTTTGCATGCCAACCTCAATCCTATTGAGACGTTATTTGTAGTTGACGCCATGTTGGGTCAAGACGCCGTCAACACTGCTAAAGCGTTTCATGAAGCGCTACCGCTCACTGGAGTAATCCTCACTAAGCTAGATGGCGACTCTCGCGGTGGTGCCGCACTATCGGTACGTCAAGTCACCGGAGTGCCGCTGAAATTTATTGGCGTCGCCGAAAAAATGGATGGCTTAGAAACCTTTGATGCCGAGCGCATGGCAAACCGCATTCTGGGCATGGGCGATATTCTTGCTTTAGTTGAGCAAGCGCAACAGCACGTTGATGTCGCTCAAGCAGAAAAATTAGCCAATAAGATTTCTAAGGGCGGATTTGATCTAGAAGATTTTCGAGATCAATTAATGCAGATGCAAAAGATGGGTGGTATGGCTAGCTTGATGGACAAGCTCCCTAGTCAAGTTGCTCAAGCAGCATCCAAAGCAAACCTCAGCAACGCTGATAAGCAAACAAAACGGATGCGGGGAATCATCGATAGCATGACGCCTCAAGAACGCAGAAAGCCCGAGTTACTCAAAGCTAGTCGTAAGCGTCGTATTGCGGCAGGTTCTGGAGTAGAGGTACAAGAAGTCAATCGTCTGCTTGCTCAATTTGAACAAATGCAAACAATGATGAAGCAATTTAAAGGCGGCAAGATGGCCCGCACTATGGCAGCGATGGCCGCTAAGGGAGCCGCCAAAGGCATTGGCGGACTCTTTAAAAAATAA
- a CDS encoding ribonucleotide-diphosphate reductase subunit beta, which translates to MLNWEEEVAPALAKAGLAPQPVAVEPQRPQPDQVAMAAPQAAAPAVAQTPSIPVAGMGTRRVNVADKRVINAKTDVNQLVPFKYKWAWEKYLAGCANHWMPQEINMNRDIALWKDPNGLTEDERRIIKRNLGFFTTADSLAANNIVLGTYRQITAPECRQYLLRQAFEEAIHTHAYQYIVESLGLDQGEIFNAYHEIESIRAKDEFLIPFIDVLTDPTFKTGTLENDQKLLRSLIVFACVMEGLFFYVGFTQILAMGHQNKMTGAAEQYQYILRDESMHCNFGIDLINQIKLENPQLWTSAFKDEIKSIFEKAVELEYRYAEDTMPRGVLGLNAPMFKGYLRYICNRRCLQIGLDAMFPNEENPFPWMSEMIDLKKERNFFETRVIEYQTGGALNWE; encoded by the coding sequence ATGTTGAATTGGGAAGAGGAAGTTGCTCCAGCGCTAGCGAAAGCTGGGCTTGCGCCACAACCGGTTGCGGTTGAGCCACAACGCCCGCAGCCAGACCAAGTAGCGATGGCAGCACCTCAAGCCGCTGCGCCAGCAGTGGCGCAAACACCAAGCATACCAGTTGCTGGTATGGGAACCCGTCGTGTGAATGTTGCGGACAAGCGGGTGATTAATGCTAAGACCGACGTTAATCAGTTGGTTCCATTCAAATACAAATGGGCGTGGGAAAAGTATTTAGCAGGTTGCGCCAACCACTGGATGCCGCAAGAGATCAATATGAACCGCGATATCGCGCTTTGGAAGGATCCAAACGGCCTTACTGAAGACGAGCGTCGCATCATCAAACGCAATTTGGGCTTCTTTACCACTGCCGATTCTTTGGCGGCAAACAATATTGTGTTGGGTACATATCGTCAAATCACTGCTCCAGAGTGCCGCCAATACCTATTGCGCCAAGCTTTTGAGGAGGCAATTCATACCCACGCGTATCAATATATTGTGGAATCCTTAGGCCTGGATCAAGGTGAAATCTTCAATGCGTATCACGAGATTGAGTCGATTCGCGCCAAAGATGAGTTCTTAATTCCGTTTATTGATGTCTTAACTGACCCAACATTTAAGACTGGCACCCTAGAAAACGACCAAAAACTCCTGCGTTCGTTGATTGTTTTTGCCTGCGTAATGGAAGGTTTGTTCTTTTATGTTGGTTTTACGCAAATACTTGCGATGGGTCACCAAAACAAAATGACGGGTGCTGCCGAGCAGTATCAATACATCCTTCGCGACGAGTCCATGCACTGCAATTTTGGTATCGATTTGATTAACCAAATCAAGCTGGAGAACCCGCAGTTATGGACTTCCGCGTTCAAAGACGAGATTAAATCGATCTTCGAAAAAGCGGTTGAATTGGAGTACCGTTATGCCGAAGATACGATGCCTCGCGGAGTGCTCGGCTTGAATGCGCCGATGTTCAAAGGTTACCTAAGATACATTTGTAATCGCAGATGTTTGCAAATAGGACTTGACGCGATGTTCCCAAATGAAGAGAATCCATTTCCATGGATGTCAGAAATGATTGATCTTAAGAAAGAACGCAACTTTTTTGAGACACGCGTTATTGAGTATCAAACTGGCGGTGCGCTAAATTGGGAGTAG